One genomic window of Undibacterium cyanobacteriorum includes the following:
- a CDS encoding cytochrome C assembly family protein, with the protein MLFQISLLTAALYVGCSFISGSRKWLALGLTSIAWALHGLVLGGSLYEGDALRIGFATMWSAAIWVSTLVFLVENRNLSLDGLRLLVLPQAALTIVLLLVFPGSLIPLHDKTAMFPWHVGIALLAYSTLSIAAIHALVMYVQDKHLHRLSANAEQGWLAKALDRLPALLKMESLLFILVTVGFILLSLTVLSGVVFSEQVLGVAFRWDHKTILSLLSWLLFAILLIGRQWRGWRGKAVLRMTLFGFLFLLLAYVGSRFVLEVLLHRSLA; encoded by the coding sequence ATGTTATTTCAGATCTCATTACTTACCGCTGCGCTCTACGTGGGCTGCAGTTTCATTTCTGGCTCGCGCAAGTGGCTAGCGCTCGGCTTGACCTCGATTGCATGGGCGCTGCACGGTTTGGTGTTGGGTGGCAGCTTATATGAAGGCGATGCCTTACGGATTGGCTTCGCCACCATGTGGTCGGCTGCAATTTGGGTGTCCACCTTGGTTTTTTTGGTGGAGAATCGCAATCTTTCATTGGACGGTTTGCGTCTGCTCGTGTTGCCGCAAGCGGCGCTGACCATTGTTTTGCTGCTGGTATTTCCTGGTAGTTTGATTCCTTTGCATGATAAGACCGCGATGTTCCCATGGCACGTGGGAATCGCCTTACTCGCTTACAGTACGCTGAGTATTGCAGCGATTCATGCCTTAGTGATGTATGTGCAAGACAAACATTTACATCGTCTCAGTGCTAACGCAGAGCAAGGGTGGTTGGCGAAAGCCTTAGACCGCTTACCGGCTTTATTAAAGATGGAATCCCTGCTGTTTATTTTGGTAACAGTGGGTTTTATCTTGTTGAGCTTAACGGTTTTGTCGGGCGTGGTTTTCTCTGAGCAGGTGCTGGGTGTGGCGTTTCGCTGGGATCACAAGACGATTTTGTCTTTACTTTCGTGGCTGTTGTTTGCCATCTTGTTGATCGGGCGCCAGTGGCGCGGCTGGCGAGGTAAAGCGGTATTGCGTATGACTTTGTTTGGCTTCCTGTTTTTGCTGCTCGCTTATGTTGGTAGTCGATTTGTCCTTGAGGTTTTATTGCACCGGAGTTTGGCATGA
- a CDS encoding two-component system sensor histidine kinase NtrB: MIRSSLNFASQAPIQISASFWRSLQTFNVSRVLIALILITYLSVKSSRDVWQFDQASLLGITATYLVLSIGFVILKARWTKRFMLQLVMQVSIDLIIISTLYVGAGGSKSGLVILYLFPLAGAGILGSLLVALSFVSAVSLFLLFVNAYQVLQSEDSHLISQAGLYGASYFAVVYVLNRLARNLIGQEELARKRGFELSLQQSMNRTIIADMDDGVLVLDQNGNVFEANPAAERLLGLEHHEYASTGPLRIRDISYLSPIVDEMDKWKAGHDPHTTAWLRNEGASFVVLRHQNRINSSEESYAEEAPDTGTHLKLRFVSIDEDAMENNDGLTTPRTIVFIQNVSDIENQAQQLKLASMGRLTASIAHEVRNPLSSISYATSLMSEDVHNEAQSRRLLKIVEDNVTRLNKLIEDILKLSRKAQANLEPVYLVNALEEIVQEFVETRGIAPDTILLQDDGHFYVRFDPDHLHEVITNLLSNAVRYASGKAHCIRLVMKISSSGRRELHIQDDGPGISATVRSHLFEPFYTTSSKGTGLGLYMARELCLNNHAVLDYEYRNDDTVILDFTPGGRFVINFSTSEKT; the protein is encoded by the coding sequence ATGATACGTTCGAGTCTCAACTTCGCTTCGCAGGCGCCTATACAAATTAGTGCGAGCTTCTGGCGCTCGCTGCAGACCTTCAATGTATCGCGAGTTCTGATTGCGCTAATTCTGATCACCTATTTAAGCGTGAAATCAAGTCGCGATGTGTGGCAGTTTGATCAGGCATCTTTGCTCGGAATCACCGCAACCTACCTAGTCTTGTCGATCGGCTTTGTGATTCTAAAAGCGCGCTGGACTAAACGCTTTATGCTGCAGCTTGTGATGCAAGTGAGCATCGACCTCATTATTATTTCCACACTGTATGTGGGCGCCGGAGGCAGCAAGAGTGGCCTCGTCATTCTTTATCTTTTTCCTCTGGCGGGTGCAGGGATATTAGGCTCGCTGTTGGTCGCCCTCAGTTTTGTGTCTGCAGTCTCGTTGTTCCTGTTATTTGTGAATGCTTATCAAGTTTTGCAGAGTGAGGATAGCCATCTTATTTCGCAAGCCGGCTTATATGGAGCTTCCTATTTCGCCGTGGTCTATGTTCTCAACCGGTTGGCAAGAAACTTGATTGGGCAGGAAGAACTGGCACGCAAACGCGGTTTTGAATTGTCGTTGCAGCAGTCGATGAATCGCACCATCATTGCTGATATGGATGATGGCGTGTTGGTCTTAGACCAGAATGGGAATGTGTTCGAGGCCAATCCAGCGGCAGAGCGCCTATTGGGATTGGAGCATCACGAGTATGCATCGACGGGACCATTGAGAATTCGCGACATCAGTTATCTGAGCCCGATCGTTGATGAAATGGATAAGTGGAAAGCAGGCCATGATCCTCATACAACGGCTTGGCTACGTAATGAAGGTGCCTCCTTTGTCGTTTTGCGCCACCAAAATCGAATCAATTCAAGTGAAGAATCATACGCAGAGGAGGCGCCTGATACAGGGACTCATTTGAAGTTGCGTTTTGTCTCCATCGACGAAGACGCAATGGAAAATAACGATGGTCTCACGACGCCGCGCACCATTGTTTTTATACAAAATGTTTCTGATATCGAGAACCAGGCGCAGCAGTTGAAATTGGCGTCAATGGGGCGTCTTACAGCGAGTATTGCGCACGAAGTACGTAATCCGCTTTCGTCAATTTCGTACGCAACTTCCTTAATGAGTGAAGATGTTCACAACGAAGCACAATCGCGCCGTCTCTTGAAAATCGTCGAAGATAATGTGACTCGTTTGAATAAACTGATCGAAGATATTCTGAAACTATCACGTAAGGCGCAAGCGAATTTAGAACCAGTTTATCTGGTGAACGCCTTAGAGGAAATCGTACAAGAATTTGTCGAGACTCGTGGCATCGCGCCGGACACGATTCTGTTGCAAGACGATGGCCATTTTTATGTGCGCTTTGATCCAGATCATTTGCACGAAGTGATTACAAACCTCCTGTCGAACGCTGTGCGTTACGCGAGCGGCAAAGCGCACTGTATTCGTTTAGTGATGAAAATTAGTTCAAGTGGTCGTCGTGAACTGCATATCCAAGATGACGGACCGGGTATCTCGGCGACCGTGCGATCTCATTTGTTCGAGCCGTTCTACACTACTTCGAGTAAAGGGACTGGTCTAGGCTTGTATATGGCGCGCGAGTTGTGCTTAAATAATCACGCAGTTTTGGATTATGAATACCGTAACGATGACACGGTCATTCTTGACTTCACGCCCGGTGGGCGCTTCGTGATCAACTTCTCAACCAGTGAAAAAACATGA
- a CDS encoding sigma-54-dependent transcriptional regulator, with translation MSSAETPSSPRILVIDDEAHLRELLEMTLIKMGLDVDSAESLEQARNFLGKTSYSLVLTDMRLPDGSGLEMVELINAQYKNIPVAVITAFGSADNAVIALKAGAFDYVSKPVALDQLRKLVRSAVQMNTVKAPPATVVVEKPASPSFLIGSSPGIENVRAQIGRLARSMAPVIITGESGSGKELAAREIHRHSARNDKPFIAVNCGAIPEALMEAEFFGYRKGAFTGANDDRDGFFQAANGGTLMLDEVADLPLAMQVKLLRAIQERRVRKVGATNEEAVDVRILSATHQNLADCVTAGKFRQDLYYRLNVIELILPPLRQRLDDVEELAGAILQKLTNPTYPISLSKDALDALRCYDFPGNVRELENILERAAAFAEQGVIDVIDLGLRPGSATSPQLVTPTRLIESPVNIDSDVYLKPEFPFSLPEYLESVERDLIQAALKQTHNNRTQAADLLGVSFRQLRYTIQKLKISDQ, from the coding sequence ATGAGTTCAGCTGAAACGCCAAGTTCGCCACGTATCCTTGTGATCGATGACGAGGCTCATTTGCGTGAGCTTTTGGAAATGACGCTGATCAAAATGGGGCTGGATGTAGATAGCGCCGAATCGCTCGAGCAGGCCCGCAATTTTCTAGGCAAGACTAGCTACTCATTAGTTTTGACGGATATGCGATTGCCGGACGGTTCTGGTCTCGAGATGGTTGAGCTAATTAACGCGCAATACAAAAATATCCCAGTGGCTGTGATTACGGCGTTCGGTAGCGCTGATAACGCGGTGATCGCCCTCAAAGCGGGCGCTTTCGATTACGTCTCGAAGCCGGTCGCACTCGATCAACTGCGTAAATTGGTGCGTTCCGCTGTACAGATGAACACGGTGAAAGCGCCTCCAGCAACTGTGGTCGTAGAAAAGCCTGCTAGCCCATCATTTTTGATCGGTAGTTCTCCAGGTATCGAAAATGTACGAGCACAGATTGGGCGCTTGGCACGAAGTATGGCTCCAGTCATTATTACCGGTGAATCTGGTAGCGGTAAGGAGTTAGCAGCGCGGGAGATACATCGTCATAGCGCGCGCAACGACAAACCTTTTATTGCGGTCAACTGCGGCGCTATTCCAGAAGCGTTGATGGAAGCGGAGTTCTTCGGATATCGCAAAGGCGCTTTTACTGGCGCTAATGATGATAGAGATGGTTTCTTTCAGGCGGCGAATGGCGGTACGCTGATGTTGGATGAGGTCGCTGATTTGCCACTTGCTATGCAGGTCAAGCTGTTGCGTGCGATTCAAGAGCGCCGCGTGCGGAAGGTTGGTGCAACCAATGAAGAAGCGGTTGATGTCCGTATCCTCAGCGCGACCCATCAAAATTTAGCAGATTGCGTGACGGCCGGTAAGTTTCGCCAAGACTTGTATTATCGACTTAATGTGATTGAGTTGATCTTGCCACCGTTACGGCAACGCCTAGATGACGTGGAAGAGTTGGCAGGAGCGATTTTGCAAAAGCTGACCAACCCGACTTATCCGATTAGTTTAAGCAAGGATGCTTTGGATGCACTGCGTTGCTATGATTTTCCAGGCAATGTACGTGAGCTCGAAAATATCCTTGAACGTGCCGCAGCATTTGCTGAGCAAGGTGTCATTGACGTGATCGATTTGGGTTTGCGCCCAGGCTCTGCCACATCGCCGCAACTCGTGACGCCAACGCGCTTAATCGAGTCACCTGTGAATATTGATTCTGATGTGTACCTAAAACCAGAGTTCCCGTTTAGTTTGCCTGAGTATCTGGAAAGTGTGGAACGAGATTTGATTCAAGCAGCCCTCAAGCAGACCCATAATAATCGTACGCAAGCCGCCGACCTTCTTGGGGTCAGTTTTCGACAACTGCGCTACACCATCCAGAAGCTGAAAATCTCGGATCAATAA
- a CDS encoding PP0621 family protein, translating to MRLLMWLALAVLVYLALRKQTQRQAKETKSQSTAAPSGGEQMLPCAVCQVFIPESEAIIRHGQAYCCNDHADRAQ from the coding sequence ATGAGACTATTGATGTGGCTGGCCTTGGCCGTCTTAGTGTACTTAGCACTGCGAAAGCAAACGCAGCGCCAAGCAAAAGAAACTAAATCGCAAAGCACAGCAGCGCCGAGTGGTGGCGAACAAATGCTACCGTGTGCGGTTTGCCAAGTTTTTATTCCGGAATCCGAAGCGATCATTCGCCACGGTCAAGCTTATTGTTGCAATGACCACGCAGATCGCGCGCAATGA
- the ffh gene encoding signal recognition particle protein, whose protein sequence is MLDNLTQRLAKVVKTMRGEARLTESNTAEMLREVRMALLEADVALPAVRELIARVKEKAMGEEVIGSLTPGQALVGVVQKELASLIGADLGEQAAELNFATQPPAIILMAGLQGAGKTTTVGKLARFLRENKKKKVLTVSADVYRPAAIGQLETVTAQAGADFFPTTVNDKPVAIALAALDWAKKHHHEVLIIDTAGRLGIDEAMMKEIAEVHAAVKPIETLFVVDAMLGQDAVNTAKAFNDALPLTGVVLTKLDGDSRGGAALSVRHVTGKPIKFAGVSEKLDGLEAFDPTRMANRILGMGDILALVESAQKGMDIEAAKGLAEKIKVGGKFDMNDFKAQLAQMKNMGSLSSLMDKLPAQFQQAASGANMENAEKNMRRMEGIINSMTPLERSKPELIKASRKRRIAAGAGVQIQEVNRMLAQFEQMQSMMKKLKGGGMMKMMRGLKGMMR, encoded by the coding sequence ATGCTCGACAATCTCACCCAACGCTTAGCCAAAGTCGTCAAGACCATGCGTGGCGAGGCCCGCCTCACGGAATCCAATACCGCTGAAATGTTACGTGAAGTACGTATGGCATTACTCGAAGCGGACGTGGCTTTGCCAGCTGTGCGCGAACTGATTGCCCGCGTCAAAGAAAAAGCCATGGGTGAAGAAGTCATCGGCTCACTAACACCAGGGCAAGCCTTGGTCGGTGTGGTACAAAAAGAATTGGCATCGCTAATCGGCGCCGATCTTGGTGAACAAGCGGCCGAACTCAACTTTGCGACGCAACCACCAGCGATCATCTTGATGGCGGGTTTGCAGGGCGCAGGTAAAACGACGACAGTGGGTAAGCTCGCCCGCTTCTTGCGCGAAAATAAGAAGAAAAAAGTACTCACTGTTTCTGCCGACGTTTATCGTCCAGCGGCGATCGGTCAGCTCGAAACCGTCACGGCTCAAGCAGGCGCAGACTTTTTCCCAACCACAGTCAACGACAAGCCAGTAGCGATTGCGCTCGCGGCGCTCGACTGGGCCAAGAAGCATCATCACGAAGTGCTGATCATCGATACTGCAGGTCGACTCGGTATCGACGAAGCCATGATGAAAGAAATTGCCGAAGTTCACGCTGCGGTAAAACCGATCGAAACACTGTTCGTGGTTGACGCCATGTTGGGTCAAGATGCGGTCAATACGGCAAAGGCCTTCAATGATGCCTTGCCATTGACCGGTGTAGTGTTGACCAAGCTCGATGGTGATTCGCGTGGTGGTGCCGCATTGTCGGTGCGGCATGTGACCGGTAAGCCGATCAAATTCGCTGGTGTATCGGAAAAACTCGATGGCTTGGAAGCCTTCGATCCGACCCGCATGGCCAATCGTATTTTGGGCATGGGCGATATTTTGGCCTTGGTCGAATCCGCACAAAAAGGCATGGATATCGAAGCGGCCAAAGGTCTCGCTGAAAAAATCAAAGTCGGTGGCAAGTTCGATATGAACGATTTCAAAGCGCAACTGGCGCAGATGAAAAACATGGGCAGCTTATCGAGCTTGATGGACAAATTGCCGGCACAGTTCCAACAAGCAGCATCGGGCGCCAACATGGAGAATGCAGAAAAAAATATGCGCCGCATGGAAGGCATCATCAACTCCATGACACCATTGGAACGCAGCAAACCTGAACTGATTAAAGCCTCACGCAAACGTCGTATCGCCGCCGGTGCTGGCGTTCAAATTCAAGAAGTGAATCGCATGCTGGCGCAGTTCGAACAAATGCAAAGCATGATGAAGAAACTCAAAGGTGGTGGCATGATGAAGATGATGCGGGGCCTGAAAGGCATGATGCGTTGA
- a CDS encoding S46 family peptidase: MKKSLFALAALATLGATAHADEGMWMPQQLPQIAKQLKAAGLKLDPSSLTKLTEFPMGAIVSLGGCSASFVSPQGLVATNHHCVYDSVARASTPEHNYLANGFLAKTLAEEVPAAPGSRIYVTTDVTNVSDKIISADVAKLTGKARMDAIEKNQKSMIAACEKEAGFRCSIPTFYGGLEFYLIKQMEIKDVRLVHAPAEGVGKFGGDTDNWMWPRHTGDYGFYRAYVSKDGKPAEFSKDNVPYVPKHFLKLAKDGLKEGDFVMVLGYPGRTNRHRLPSEIAYTFDFEYPNFVKNSAETLAIIAAETKDNKDAALKYAGMVANINNYYKNRQGMLDSYADSDILPRKSKEHADLKAWVNSNPKTKAEFAADIEKIEEIYAKRDATAKKESYLASSYPRFLSTARTLYRLAQERTKPNAERRAGFQDRDLPRFKASIDGVERSYDEKVDKALVLNSLVKYAAAPAAERNANFDSAMGIKDGMSKDQLKALLDTMYAGSQFGDKAFRAAWLNKSVDDFKASNDSFIKAAVAMYDEGMKREMADQETAGSMQKAYASYMKAKIAYMKSKGQAVYPDANSTLRVTFGKVASRPFGADGTTWTAFTTVKGVAAKATGTGEFNAPANQLAAIKAKDFGKYVDPALKTVPVNYLATLDITGGNSGSAALNAKGEFIGLAFDGTLDSIIADWDYNKASSRSIQVDLRYMLWQMKHVDKADNLLKEMNAE; the protein is encoded by the coding sequence ATGAAAAAATCACTTTTCGCTTTGGCAGCACTGGCGACCCTTGGTGCTACCGCACATGCCGACGAAGGTATGTGGATGCCACAACAATTGCCGCAAATCGCTAAACAATTGAAAGCGGCTGGCCTCAAACTCGATCCATCGAGTTTGACAAAACTCACCGAATTCCCAATGGGCGCCATCGTTAGTCTCGGCGGCTGCTCTGCCTCATTCGTTTCACCACAAGGTTTGGTCGCTACCAACCACCACTGTGTGTATGACAGCGTGGCGCGCGCCTCTACACCAGAACATAACTACTTGGCTAATGGTTTCTTGGCCAAGACCTTAGCGGAAGAAGTACCAGCTGCGCCAGGCTCGCGCATTTACGTCACCACCGATGTGACCAACGTCAGTGACAAAATTATCAGCGCAGATGTTGCAAAGTTGACCGGCAAAGCGCGCATGGATGCGATCGAAAAGAATCAAAAAAGTATGATCGCCGCATGTGAAAAGGAAGCAGGTTTCCGTTGCAGCATTCCGACTTTCTACGGTGGCTTGGAATTCTATTTGATCAAACAAATGGAAATCAAAGATGTCCGTTTGGTGCATGCCCCTGCTGAAGGCGTAGGTAAATTTGGTGGCGACACCGATAACTGGATGTGGCCACGTCACACAGGTGACTATGGTTTCTACCGCGCCTATGTCAGCAAAGATGGTAAGCCAGCAGAATTCAGCAAAGACAACGTGCCATACGTTCCAAAGCACTTCTTAAAATTAGCTAAAGATGGTTTGAAAGAAGGCGATTTTGTGATGGTATTGGGCTATCCAGGCCGTACGAATCGTCATCGTTTACCTTCTGAAATTGCTTACACGTTTGACTTTGAGTATCCGAATTTCGTCAAGAACTCTGCAGAAACTCTCGCGATTATTGCCGCCGAAACCAAAGACAATAAAGATGCTGCTTTGAAGTACGCAGGCATGGTTGCGAACATCAATAACTATTACAAGAATCGTCAAGGCATGCTTGATAGTTATGCTGACAGCGACATCTTGCCACGCAAGTCCAAAGAACATGCTGACTTAAAAGCTTGGGTAAATTCCAATCCAAAAACCAAAGCTGAGTTTGCTGCGGACATCGAAAAAATCGAAGAAATCTACGCCAAGCGTGATGCAACGGCTAAGAAAGAATCTTATTTAGCTTCTTCTTATCCACGCTTCTTGTCGACGGCACGCACTCTGTATCGTTTGGCACAAGAACGTACTAAGCCAAATGCAGAACGTCGCGCTGGTTTCCAAGATCGCGATTTGCCACGCTTCAAAGCCAGTATCGATGGCGTAGAACGTAGCTATGACGAGAAAGTCGACAAAGCCTTAGTGCTCAATAGTTTAGTGAAGTATGCAGCCGCACCAGCTGCAGAACGCAATGCGAACTTTGATAGCGCCATGGGTATCAAAGACGGTATGAGCAAAGACCAATTGAAAGCCTTGTTAGATACGATGTACGCTGGCAGCCAATTTGGTGACAAGGCTTTCCGCGCAGCTTGGCTCAACAAATCCGTTGACGACTTCAAGGCAAGCAATGATAGCTTCATCAAAGCTGCTGTTGCAATGTACGACGAGGGCATGAAACGCGAAATGGCAGATCAAGAAACTGCTGGCAGCATGCAAAAAGCCTATGCAAGCTATATGAAGGCAAAAATCGCCTACATGAAGAGCAAAGGCCAAGCTGTCTACCCTGATGCCAATAGCACTTTGCGTGTGACCTTTGGTAAAGTTGCTAGCCGCCCATTCGGCGCTGACGGCACGACTTGGACCGCTTTCACCACAGTCAAAGGCGTTGCAGCTAAAGCGACTGGAACAGGCGAATTCAATGCGCCAGCAAACCAATTGGCAGCGATTAAAGCCAAAGATTTCGGCAAGTATGTTGATCCAGCTTTGAAAACAGTTCCAGTCAATTACTTAGCGACTTTGGACATCACTGGTGGTAACTCCGGCTCTGCCGCTTTGAACGCCAAAGGCGAATTCATCGGTTTAGCATTCGACGGTACCTTGGACTCCATCATTGCTGATTGGGACTACAACAAAGCATCAAGCCGCTCGATTCAAGTCGATTTGCGTTACATGCTGTGGCAGATGAAACACGTCGACAAAGCAGACAATCTGTTAAAAGAAATGAACGCAGAATAA
- a CDS encoding ribonucleoside-diphosphate reductase subunit alpha, with the protein MHSSIDTTSTQAYDPAAAFASISGQAPTPTASYSDYRVIRRNGAVVGFEPSKIAIAVTKAFLAVNGGQGAASARIRELVEQLTGSVVNALMRRQPAGGTFHIEDIQDQVELALMRSGEHDVARAYVLYRAKRMEERRQQLEAQAAGKQDASVPQIHVIVDGHPQLLNVAQVRNMISAACLGLDKLVDAEAILVETLKNLYDGVPVEELHKSAILAARALMEKEPAYSQVTARLLLHTVRKEVFGREVAQQDAAAEYVEYFPKFVKKGIEAGLLDSRLAQYDLKKLANALVSDRDLQFGYLGLQTLYDRYFLHVRDIRIEMPQAFYMRVAMGLALNEIDREARAIEFYNLLSTFDFMSSTPTLFNSGTQRSQLSSCYLTTVADDLDGIYEAIKENALLAKYAGGLGNDWTPVRSLGAHIKGTNGKSQGVVPFLKVVNDTAVAVNQGGKRKGAVCAYLETWHMDVEEFLELRKNTGDDRRRTHDMNTSNWIPDLFMKRVMEKGEWTLFSPSDVPDLHDKFGKSFEEAYTAYEEKAARGEIKLFKKVAALDLWRKMLSMLFETGHPWITFKDPCNIRSPQQHVGVVHSSNLCTEITLNTNDSEIAVCNLGSVNMPAHMKDGKLDHEKLKRTITTAMRMLDNVIDINYYAVKKARDSNLRHRPVGLGIMGFQDCLHIMRVPYASQEAVNFADTSMEAVCYYAYLASTELAQERGRYSSYTGSLWDRGILPQDSVRLLLQERGGYLEVDSSETMDWSIVRERIKQYGMRNSNCVAIAPTATISNIIGVSACIEPTYQNLYVKSNLSGEFTEINEYLVRDLKERGLWDDVMISDLKYFDGSLAKIDRIPDDLRQLYATAFEVSPTWLVEAASRRQKWIDQAQSLNIYMAGASGKKLDETYKLAWLRGLKTTYYLRTIGATHTEKSTTKTGALNAVAVDGGSGGYAAAAEAAVPVAAAPAIVEGAACYLRPGDPGFEECEACQ; encoded by the coding sequence ATGCACTCTTCTATCGATACAACATCAACTCAAGCATATGATCCAGCCGCAGCGTTTGCGAGTATCTCTGGCCAGGCGCCGACGCCAACCGCAAGCTATAGCGATTACCGCGTGATTCGTCGTAACGGCGCGGTGGTCGGCTTTGAACCATCAAAGATCGCGATCGCGGTCACAAAAGCTTTCTTGGCAGTGAATGGCGGTCAAGGCGCGGCATCCGCACGGATTCGTGAGTTGGTTGAACAATTGACTGGAAGCGTGGTCAACGCTTTGATGCGTCGTCAACCAGCGGGCGGCACTTTCCACATTGAAGATATTCAAGACCAAGTTGAATTGGCATTGATGCGTTCTGGCGAACATGATGTGGCTCGCGCTTATGTTTTGTATCGTGCAAAACGCATGGAAGAGCGTCGCCAACAATTGGAAGCACAAGCGGCTGGTAAACAAGACGCGTCGGTACCACAAATTCACGTGATCGTTGACGGTCACCCACAACTGTTGAATGTGGCGCAAGTGCGCAACATGATTAGTGCAGCTTGCTTGGGTTTGGATAAATTAGTTGACGCAGAAGCGATCTTGGTTGAAACCTTGAAGAATTTGTACGACGGCGTTCCTGTCGAAGAATTGCATAAGTCTGCGATATTGGCAGCACGTGCGTTGATGGAGAAAGAGCCAGCGTACAGCCAAGTGACTGCGCGTTTGTTGTTGCACACGGTTCGTAAAGAAGTGTTTGGTCGTGAAGTGGCTCAGCAAGATGCGGCTGCAGAATATGTCGAATACTTCCCGAAATTCGTGAAGAAGGGTATTGAAGCTGGTTTGCTCGATTCCCGTTTAGCTCAATATGATCTGAAGAAATTGGCGAATGCCTTGGTCAGCGATCGTGACTTGCAGTTCGGCTACCTCGGTTTGCAAACTTTGTATGACCGCTATTTCTTACACGTTCGCGATATTCGTATCGAAATGCCGCAGGCGTTCTACATGCGCGTCGCGATGGGTTTGGCTTTGAATGAAATTGATCGTGAAGCACGTGCAATTGAGTTCTATAACTTGTTGTCGACCTTCGACTTCATGAGCTCGACACCAACCCTCTTTAATAGTGGGACACAACGTTCGCAATTGTCGTCTTGCTATTTGACCACAGTGGCCGATGACCTCGATGGCATTTACGAAGCAATTAAAGAAAATGCTTTACTGGCGAAGTATGCCGGTGGTTTGGGTAATGACTGGACACCAGTGCGCTCACTTGGTGCGCACATCAAAGGTACCAACGGTAAGTCTCAAGGTGTGGTGCCATTCTTAAAAGTTGTGAATGACACAGCGGTGGCGGTTAACCAAGGTGGTAAACGTAAAGGTGCGGTCTGCGCTTACCTCGAAACTTGGCACATGGACGTCGAAGAATTTTTGGAATTGCGTAAGAACACCGGTGATGACCGTCGTCGTACGCATGATATGAATACGTCGAACTGGATTCCAGACTTGTTCATGAAGCGCGTCATGGAAAAAGGCGAATGGACCTTGTTCTCACCATCCGATGTCCCTGATTTGCACGATAAATTCGGTAAGTCCTTCGAAGAAGCCTACACCGCTTACGAAGAAAAAGCGGCGCGTGGTGAAATCAAATTGTTTAAAAAGGTCGCCGCTCTCGACTTGTGGCGCAAGATGTTGTCGATGCTGTTTGAAACTGGTCACCCATGGATCACATTCAAAGATCCATGCAATATCCGTTCTCCACAACAGCACGTTGGTGTCGTTCACAGCTCCAATTTGTGTACAGAAATCACATTGAATACCAACGACAGCGAGATCGCTGTATGTAATTTGGGTTCAGTGAACATGCCTGCGCACATGAAAGATGGCAAGCTCGATCATGAAAAACTCAAGCGTACGATCACCACGGCGATGCGTATGTTGGACAACGTGATCGATATTAACTACTACGCAGTGAAAAAAGCACGCGATTCCAACTTGCGTCATCGTCCAGTTGGTTTGGGCATCATGGGCTTCCAAGATTGCTTACACATTATGCGTGTGCCGTATGCAAGCCAAGAAGCGGTCAACTTCGCTGATACATCGATGGAAGCAGTGTGCTACTACGCCTACTTGGCTTCGACTGAGTTGGCGCAAGAACGTGGTCGTTATAGTTCTTACACAGGTTCTTTGTGGGATCGCGGCATCTTGCCACAGGATTCTGTTCGTTTGTTATTGCAAGAGCGTGGTGGCTATTTGGAAGTTGATAGTTCTGAAACCATGGATTGGTCTATCGTTCGCGAGCGTATCAAACAATACGGTATGCGTAACTCGAACTGCGTAGCGATCGCTCCAACAGCGACCATCTCTAATATTATTGGTGTGTCCGCTTGTATCGAACCAACTTACCAAAACTTGTATGTGAAATCGAATTTGTCTGGCGAATTCACGGAAATTAACGAGTACTTGGTGCGTGACTTGAAAGAGCGCGGCTTGTGGGATGACGTGATGATCTCCGATTTGAAGTACTTCGACGGTAGTTTGGCGAAGATCGACCGCATCCCTGACGACTTGCGTCAACTCTACGCAACGGCATTCGAAGTGAGTCCAACCTGGTTGGTTGAAGCAGCTTCACGTCGTCAAAAGTGGATCGATCAAGCACAGTCTTTGAATATCTACATGGCTGGTGCATCCGGTAAGAAGCTCGATGAGACTTATAAATTGGCGTGGTTGCGTGGCTTGAAAACGACTTACTACTTGCGTACCATCGGTGCGACCCACACTGAAAAGTCGACCACCAAGACGGGTGCGTTGAATGCGGTGGCAGTGGATGGCGGCTCTGGTGGCTATGCGGCGGCAGCCGAAGCGGCAGTGCCAGTCGCAGCAGCACCAGCGATCGTGGAAGGTGCAGCATGCTATTTGCGTCCAGGTGATCCAGGTTTTGAAGAGTGCGAGGCTTGCCAATAA